The Aptenodytes patagonicus chromosome 22, bAptPat1.pri.cur, whole genome shotgun sequence genome contains the following window.
CCCCGTGCTGGCATCACCTGGAGAGGAGGGCCCAGCCGCACTCGGCACCGCGCAGACAGACATCCCGGGGAGCTGGAAATCCAAGAGGGACCTCAGACACTGCTGTGCTCCCCAGCCAGCGATGAAGCAGGATGAGTCCCCGgcccctgctctgcccttgcACCACCTCCGCAAATACCCCGCTCCCTGCCCAAGCCTGGGGGTCTGAAGTCCAGCCGGGGCTGGGTCGGCCACTGCCCTTGAACCCCTGTCCCCTGGCGAGCAAACACAGGACTTCCTCCCCTCgccggggccggatcctgccccgcgctccccttcctccttcctgtgCGCGCGGGGGACTCCTCGTCCAAACAAAGCCCTGATTAAAGGCAAGAAGCGTGGCAAAGCCGAAACCTTTCCTGCACGCGAAGACGCAGCCCCAACCTGGCAGCGCCCACGTCCCCCCTGTGACACCCCCCTGCTTCCAGGCACCGGCGGGTACATGTTTGCAAAGGCGAAAGTGGAGATAAAATAAATCCTGGCACCGGGCGGGATGCGATTCAGCATCACCGGAGCCTGGGATTGCCCCGTCCCCGGTGCTGGGTGttgggcagggtgctggcagggtgCCGGCCCCGGGACACGGAGGAGGTGCCAGGCAAGACCCCCGACATGGGGATGCTCCCGCCCGGTGCCAGGAGGGGGTCCCTGCCTCATCCTAACGTGGCTTTTGTGTTTCGACAGGGTATTTGTTCAGTGCCAGACTCGGCTGCTCTGTTTGCTTCTCATCTTTGCCTTTTCTAATGATGTTTGCTTTACGCCCCTGGCCCCGCTCCCTGTGCCGTGCCGGGGGTCTCCCCGTGGGCCCCCACGCCATACCATGGCTCTGCCCTGCCGTGGGGACGGGGTACCCACCTTGGCCCCTGGCACCCCTGCCCCACCCCGGGGGGCAGCTAAGGCAGGAGATGagggagaagctgcagcagaaatggTGGTTTTCTGAAGAGcggaaatacattattttttcctgcgCATCCCCCTCCTTCAAAAGAAGCCAGGCCTTGGACACAGAAAGTTGTGAAGGGAATcatccccccccccggctctttTTAATTCACTGCCTTTTGGTGgtggaacaggaaaaaataaagaacaacaaaaagggaACCAGAAGGGCTGGGGGATGCCCCTTCTCTGAGACATCTGCCCTTGGGTAACATGGGGTGTGGGGGAGCTGCAAAGAAAAGACCCCAAACATTCCTTTTAGCTAGTGAACGggaaggaaaaaggcattttCACCTGCCACTGTCTCATTccacagatggggaaactgaggcacagagtaGGGCAAGTGCTGCCCCGGACAGACCCTGCTCTGCCCCATGGCGAGACACCGTCCTGGGAGCCGCGACGGCCGCACCGGGCTCTCTGCCCCAACGCTCCCCATCACTTCCCACCCTCTCCCCAAACGCGGGGGTGTCCCCATGGGCCTGGCCGGGGCAGCAGCGGTGGTGGCCAGCgctgctcccagcgctgctccccgTGCCACGCGGCGCCGGCTTGCAGTGCTGCACGCGTGCCGTGAGGGGGACTCCAGACTGACGCAGGGCCACGGCCAGCACCAAAAATGGCCCAGGCACCTCTgactgctcctgccctgctccttcccaccaccctcctccccactcGGCACGCGGGGATGCTCGGGATGGTCCGAGCCGAAGCCAGGGGCCACCCATAGCACTCTGGTGCCAAAACGTCCGTTATTCACCCAAAGTTTGCTGCAGAGAAGCAAACCCCTGCTGCGGTCAGCTCTGACCTGCAGCAGCAACGCACGGGGGGCCCCGGGCTCCAGGGTAACCGATTCCTCCCTTAACCCTTTCAAAATGCACCATCTCGCTTGCACCTCgcttattctaatttttttttttttaagcgttAGCCTCCCTCTGCCGCTTTGCTGCTTGTTGCCCTGAGCAGGGTGAAGCTGTGTCTTAGTAAATACATGCAGCAGGAAACAATAAATAAATCCTTCCCGGCCGGGGCACTAACTGCTCCTTCTCACAACCACTCCTTTCCTCTGAGATGTGTTTTCTCGCTTCTCTCAGGTTTGGTGATTTCTAAATAACCgaggcaggagcagctccagcACCCAGGTGCTGCCTCAAGACACTGCCCCAAAATTCAGGCGCCATCAGCCCAGGCCAGTGACAAATGGTTCCTCGGTGCCAAAAACTTTCCCCAATACCTGCCCGTACAGCACCGTGCACCGGTTAGGGGGAGCCGATGGGCACAGTCACTCGCTCGGGGTCCCACAGCAGAGCCACGGGTGCTCCCACTCGCCGACGGTCCCCCCAGCCACCACCGCCCTCCCTCCGTCCCCAGGGACCAGCACCCGCATCCCCGGCCGCTGCCGAGACCCAGCGGCTGCCTCTCGCAGCCCGGCTGTGGCGTCTCCCGCTCGCAGCGTGCCACCTGCAGCGTGCCACCCGCCCCCGCGTTATCATTAACCTTATTTGCTGTTTCGAGTGTCTCGctcttccctgccctcctcccggctctgctccagccccagctccgcAGAAAGCCCCAGGTTTCTACAGCGCGGCCCTTTGCCGTATCCTACTGCACGGACGATGCGTCCCCAGAGACCAAGGAtgcattttggggggaaaaaacgtGGGATTTATCCACAAACTCATTTCCTGCATCATCTCAGAGCTGGGCAATGAACTGGTCCTTTACCACGGGTGCCCATATAAGCTGGAGCATCTCCCGCAGCAGGCAgccctgggtgggatggggcgagccccgggtgggatggggcgAGCCCCGCGGCGCCGAGCAAGGCTGCTCTCACCTTCCAGGTGGCCGTGTTCCTCCGGAAGTAGGCAAACATCCGTGTGAACCAGTTATAGATTTCGTTCAACGTTAGCTGCCTGTCGGGGGTCTCCAGGATGGCCTGGGAAACCAGAGAGGGGACAAGAGCATCACTCGTGACGCCCTGGCGGCGTTCGACGCCCGTCCCGTGGCGAGGCGCGAGGGGCAGAAATGGGGGTTCAGCGGGCGTGGGGGGACCCCCCAGGACTGAGAAAGTGGGGGAGGGCGCGGCTTTGGCTGAGGTGCCCCACGGGCAGGTCTCGGGGTACAGACCTGAACCCTGCGGCGTGAGGAGCCACTCACCTGCCGGATGAGCGAGGCGTACGTGAAGGGCGGCCGGACGTCTGCGTTTTTGTAAAACTCGTGATTCTGTGCAAGTTCTGGAGGGGGACACAAGAAATGGGGCGGCAGGGGATGAAGGCACCCACTTTGGGACCCAGGGACCGTGCGATGGAGGGTGCTGAGCCCCATCCTGGAGCTCACCTGAAGATATCGGGGTGCAGAACTTCTCCGAGTTTCTCCTGCGGATGGGCCCCACGTTGTGTAAAGTGGAAGAGCTGATGACGGAGGGGCCCTGCCGCAGGGGGGTGATGGGTGCCGTGGCGGAGGTGGGGGGATGAGGTAAGCCATCGGGGAACGTGTCGGAAGTGCTCTTGGAGAGGGTGGCACTGGAGACCAGGTTCAGCTGCACGGACaggcgggagggagggcgggcggttGGGCACCGGCGCGgggaaggcaggggctgggagagcCCCCGGCAGCTCGGCGGGGGCTGAGCCGGCTCATGCCGCAAAGCAGGCAGCGAAGGGCTCGCAGGGGGGAGACTTGCTGGGCTCGGCAGGGATGGGATGCAACCATGGGATGGGATGCAACTGCAGGAGAGGATGCAACCGCAGGACGGGATGCAACCATGGGATGGGGATGCACCCACGGGATGGGGATGCACCCACGGGATGGGGATGCACCCACGGGATGGGATGCAACTGCGGGAGAGGATGCAACCACGGGACGGGATGCAACTGCAGGAGAGGATGCAACCGCAGGACGGGACGCAACCACGGGATGCGGATGCACCCACGGGATGGGGATGCAAGCATGGGATGGGATGCAACTGCGGGAGAGGATGCAACCACGGGACGGGATGCAACCACTACATGTCTGAGCTGGTGGAGCAGCGCAACACACCGACACAGGCTGCGTTTCACTCCTGCCTGATGCCTTGCACCGGCACAAGGGACCAGGCTACATGTACTGGAGCAGAGTCAGGGCATGCCCGTCCCGGGGAGCCCGTCCAGCTGGGCCACGCAGGGCCGCGGTGACCACgcgcagggcagggaggggatggcAGCCAGCggcaaggggaaaggagaggagagggagcggCTGCAGGGACATACAAGGGCAGGAGCGGGATGTACGCTTACAGGTTGGCTGAAAGGCTTTGGCTCTGAAGGTCTCATGTGAAGATGGGCCATCATTGCTTGGAGACGCTCGCTCTCCTTTGCCAGCTGCGGGAGGCAAGAAGCAGAAGGGAGACGGTCAGGCAGTGCCAGCAGTCACCCGTGGAGGTGCCCACGGCCTGGAAGAGCTGCCCACCAagcccccagccctggcttcGGGCAGGCAGCATCCTCCAGCGTCCCCACAGGAGCCACCTCCTGCCTGATGCTGAGCCCTCCCGAGAGCCCCAGTGGGACTGTGGCTCTGCAGGGGGCTACGGCACCCATCGCGGGGGGCATGGGGGCCGCCGCTGCTCCAGCTCCCCGTGTACAGCCAGATGAAAAACCTATGGTGAAACGGAGTCATTTCTCACACCTTCAGGCTGTCATCCACAAGCATGGCCCCGTCCCGGCCACCTACTGCAGCCCTTGCTCTCCTTCCCCGGCGCTCTGGTCCCCACAGCCCGGTGCCAGCCTTCTCCGTCCCCTTCGCCCTCGTCCAGCCTCTGCTGCCTCCCGCTCACCAGCAGCTCCCTGTCCATCTACCCATCcctccgtccgtccatccatccacccgGACGCGCAACATCGCTTTAATTGCACGCTCATGCCTGTTTACTCCCCGAAGTGCGGAGGAGGGTGAAATATTCACTGTGGCACTAAGAGAGATTTTGAGCCTGGCAGAGGCGATGGGATCTGACACCTGCTCTCTTCCCGTCACCTTCTCTTTCTGCTGCGGCCCCTCAAGCTCAGGGCTTGGCCGTGTCCCCGCGTGCCGCCGGCTCCCCCCACCAGCCaagccccctccccgggcaggcgCCGGAGCCGGGAGCCGGGTGAGGAAGGAGTTAAaggcaggagccagagcagagtTTGCTGCAAGTTTGGAGCAGCTCAGATGCTTTCGTGCTGTCGTGGTGCTCATTAGAGCTGACAGGTCTCCCCTCGTGATGCAGACGCTCTCCGCCGGCACAGCAGGAGCTCCGCGCTGAAAACTTTATAATTGGTAGCTCCGGTGGCAGGTTCTCCTCTCTGCACAGAGCTTTCTGCTCACCcttcagctcccccccccccttttttttttcccttcctttccctcccctctttaAGCTCCAGTAATTGCTTTCAACCTCTTGCTTTAGGGAGGGCTGGGGAGTGGGATGCGATCGCAGGGCTTCGCCCAGGCGGCTTCGCAACTTCCCCACCCAGGAAGGTTTTGCTGCCCGTCCCACCCTGTTACTGTAACTCCGGGCTGGAGGCTGCCAAGGCTGCCGTGCTTCATGGCCTGCTGCCCCCCAGGGCTGGCATCCCCCGCGATGATACCCATCACCGCGCACAGCGATGGGCACAAACCGCTTCgagctcctgccagcccctggcCGAAGAGCCGGGCACCCAGGCACTGTCATCCCATGGGGGTCTCGGTGAGCAACCCTCTGATGGAGACCCCTGCCCTGTCCCGCCTTCCCCCTCGATGGCTTTCAAGTCCCAAGATGAAAAGCCTCCGTTTCCTcctgtttccccccctcccttctctaTTAACCAAATTACGCACGGCACGTTGGGGAGTCGGAGATGCTGGGAAAGGCACTATTTAAAGAACTGCTTTTCCAAAAATAGCACCCCGAAGTTGGGCTCCCAAGACCATGCTCAGCCACCGAAATAAGTGGCCTGATTTCCAAAAagcccagcagccctgtggctcTTGCTATGGCAGCACGGCCGGGCACGAGGGCTGGGGAGCTCACGTCCCCGCTGTGGGCACACACCCCCACCCAGGCCACCCGTGGCTTCCAGGTCTGTGGCATCTCCTTGTACCCACAGGGATGCTTTGGGTAGGAGGAATGGcttgtcccttcctccagcaccaTCATAATCGTGCAGGGATGCTGGTATCAGAGGGGGAACCAGTTTGAGGGTCCTCCAGGCCTTGATCCCCTATTTGGGAAGGGTGCTTAAAATGAGCCCCTACGGCACCGGGCAGCTGGTTATCTCGCTGATGGGCCCCGACCTCGGTACCCCCCGTCCTGCAGAGAGCAGCCAAGACACAGCGCGCAGAGTCGGAAAGGAGACGGCTTTTTAAACGTGTGTCCTTCGAGGCTGGGGTGGTACCCACCTGTATTTCCAGCTGCTGTACCACTTGCATCTGGACTCGACACTGGGCCGTGCTTCGGTCATCAAGTGCATGTTCTGTATTGAGGTGTCTGGGGAGGAGAACACGGGGGTTTATGCCTGGATGTGTCCAAAATGCGGCCTCGCCGCCGGGGCCACACCTGGGATCAGCCCCGACCCGCAAACCACCTGTACCGCAGCAACGCCCGGGGACGTCCGTGAGGCGCTGCCCATGCCGGGGATGCTCCAGCACTGCTGCCCAAAGCGTGACGAgcagaagggaaactgaggcacaaaggtGGCCAAGCAAACTGGGCTGTGCCTCCTCCCCGAACCCGGCCTGGACAACCAGCCCTGCCCGTGGCAGCCCCATGGCATCCCCACGGTGTTTAGGAGCAGCCGCTGGTTGATGGAAAGTCCTTGAGaaggctgctggcaggaggcgCCCAGGAGGACCTGAGGAGCAGGTTTCCAGGACAAAGGCAGCATTATGGAGGTTTATTTACACCCTCTAAGGAAACCCCCGAAGGCAGAAGGTGACATTTCCAGGGTGCTCCTCATCCTACCGCTTTTGTGCCTTATGTTTATAAGCCACTTTATGTTTATAAAGCACAAGGACCTTTGGTCCTCGCCGCCCTCCCTCCTTCTCGGGGATGGGAAGGGCTCCTGGCAGAGGCAAGCAGCTGGTGATGGGGATGCCacctgctgcagagccagggacATCCCGGCATCGCCTCGTGGGGATCCTCGTCCCAGCCTGTGGACGCACCCAGCCCTGAAGATGTCGCGTGGCCAGGCCATGTCCTTGCTGGGGTGGGTACAAACCCAGAGGGGTCCTCACTGGAGGAGTGGGACAGGTCGGAGCGGGGGATGCTGGGCGGCAGGGCAAACTATACCAGGGCCACCCCAGGAATACCCCGAAAGGTGGCATCCGATGCTGGGAAACATGCAGGTGTCCCAGGGCCACGGGCCAATGCTCTCCAGGACCAAGACTGAGATATTGCTGCTGGGACATCCCAGGAGAAGGTGCCTCAGGAGTATCTACCCTCGGTCCGGATGCGGAAGATGGCGGGAGTCTCACCCAGCTGTTTGCGAGAGACTTCCAGCCCCAACTTGCAAAAACAAGTTAGGTAACTGGGACCAGCCGCCAAGCCCGTACATGAGCAAACCCCGCCGGTGTCTCAGCCCCGCTccgcagggctgcagctggaccGAGCCGCCCGCTCCTCTCCCCGCACGGCAGACAGAGGGCATGGCTGTTTCTCCAGGGAAAAAGCTATCGAGAGCCTAGGTATGCTGAGCGGGAATGGAGACGTCTCTCACTGACGCTCACAGGCTTTCATAAACCACTGCTCAAAGGATGCGCTGCCCCTTTCCACCCCAATGCTAAGGCTTTCTGAGCTGCTCCATGGAGGTGATGCTCAGGGGAGGCTCGAAGCCGATGCCCGGACTCAAAGCAAGGTCCACactgcagctgggctcagcctttgGGAGCTGGcagttttctgtctgtctgtcccacACCCCGATAGGTGCTCGCGTTGGCAGAGAGGGAACAGAAACACTTCACTAGGGCTGTTGGGGAGGCTGCCCCTCAGGAAGCTTGCTCCTGCAAGCACGAGGTGTGCTTAGCGGGGCAGGCAGGTGGGATGGCAGGGCACAGGGACCCTCCAGCCCCGGCCCTCCCGGCACCACGACCCAGCCCTGGCCATCCCCTGCCAACCCCAGCTCCAGCTTCCAAACCAGAGCTTGCTCATCTGCCCCGTGCCATGTAAACATGCCCGGAGAGGTGGGAGGAGATGCCTTATCTAGGTTCACCCCATGAgtcagaggcagaggaaggaggataCAGGAGCCTGACTCATTCATTCACTTGATCGCCAACAGGCAAtgctcccccagcctccccaaGCTGCCTTCAcacctcctcatcctcctgtgcAAGGCCTCTGCCCGGCTCCTTCCCTGGGAACGAGGAGGCCGGTGCGGTCCGAGGGATGCTCCCACCGGAGCCGGCCCCAAGTGCATGGCAGCGGATGGGATCAGTTTGTAAAAACCCCAAATCTTGCCGATGGAGAGCGAAGCACGCGCTGGTGCGTCTCGGCCGCTGTGCCAAGCAGACAGCCGGagaggcaggggggaaggagCAAGCAAGCCCGTCAGTTCCTTCTGATGTCTTTGCTAAAAATCCCAGCTACAAAGAGATCTAATTGCAAATGAACTAATTAAGTAAACCTCTGACGAAGCGTGAAAACAATTTGTTTGACCCTGACGCTAGCAGAGGGCTCTTCGACAGCGGAGTTAATCAGTCAGCGCTGGAGCCCACAAGCGGTGTCAGCGGGCTGCCGTGCTGCCATctgcttcttcccctcctctcacCCCCCAGGAGGGGAGCTGCAAGCTCCCCTcgcctgctgcctgctcctgcccgctgcATTGGGTCTCTTCTCCTCTAGCAGCAATCTCTGGTGTTTTCTCCTTTCGCATGGGGCCCCCCAGCTCTGGGCAGACAGCCTTTGGGGTGTCCGGACCCATTTCCAGGGTCTCCCCCTCCACCAGCTCCATGCTGTCCTGGCCCGAGAGCGCGGGCTCTCCCTTCCTCCAGGAAAACCTCCCCCCAAAAGTGGAGCACTTACTTGACAAACTGTCCCAAGTCCTCACAGAGGGTTTCGCAGCCAGGCCACTTGCACTCTCCGTGGCCGTAGAGCGGGTGGGAGCTGGGGGTCTCTTCGTGGGAAGAGCTGCAGAAGACGGAAAGGGACTGTCAGATGGGGCAGCCGTGATGCTCCAGCGTTCCCATGCACGGGGCCAGCCCTCGGGGACCCACGGGAGACCCTGCAGTGAtggctccctgccctccatggGCACACGGGCGCAGCGAAACAGCGACAGGACTTGTTTATGGGGTGGGCAGAAACCCCAGCTGTTGCCAGCCCCACGGGCGACAGATCCCGGCCCCTACCACCTCTCCGGGGGTAAAAACACAAAGTGCTAGGGCCCGACCCGGCTCTACCTGTCCCTTCTCGGCGTGTGCATGGTGCTCTGTCCATTGGGCAGAGGGTGATGGGAAATGGGAGGCGAGACCTTAGCGGCGGAAAACGAGGTAGAGTTGGAGGTGTTGGTGGTGAGGTCGAGACCTTCTTGCTTAATGCTGTCCTCGACGGGCTGGGCGGCCGTGACCTCcttccagagctgctggaggTCTGAGGGGCACACAGCTACGGCACGGGGAGAAAGCCACCACCGTCAGCGGGGAGAAGGAGCAGCACCCACTGGCACCCATGCACCAGGCTGGCTTGGGACCCCAtgggctccctccctgcccggctgGTGCAGCTCGGCTCCCCGAAGCTCAGGCAGCCCAGCGCGGACCGTGCACCGGGAAATCATCACCCGAAGCTGGGCACAGCCCTCTGTGCCAGCAGCCGGGGAGGAGAGGCTGCACGGCCCCATTGGGAACCCCAAAACAAGCTGCCCACAAAACAAGCTGCCCACAGCACCTGGGGAGCCCCACAGAGCTGCCCCCGGAGGGGAGGAGACCCCGGCTCCCCATACCCTGGCACCCCTCTGCAAGAGGAAGTCGGGGGCCCAATCCTGCACACAACCCAGCTCAAACTCTCCCAAACTGCTCCGGCTGTTAATGCAATCAGGCCCCAAACTTTAGATGGGTGCATTAGGAAAAGCAACGCCGCCAGCTCGCTTCCCAGCCCCATTCCCAGCCCTCCCttgctgcagggagaagctgcAGCCGCGGGGGCCTCCCAACCCGGGCAGGGGTCCTTACCTTGGGGCAGGGTCTGCAGGGGCACGGTGCCCTGCCCCGGTGGGAGGCTCACCAGCCCCTGGCGCTGCAGGTTTAacaggtgctgctgctggagctgctgcatctgcaggagctgctgctggaaggcCAGCTGCTTGTTCCCTAACGGCTGCCAGGAGACAAAAGGGAGAAATCAAAGCGTGTTATTTCCAGCCTTGCAGCAGAAACCTCGCGGGGGAGGcaggggcccggcggcggcagcagcgagggaTGCCCGCAGTGGCGGTACCGTGGCCGTGCGTGCCTCCGTCCTGCTGCTGGGCCGCTGTGCCCGCTCAGCTTGCGGCTGAGCCGGACGGAGCCTTTGATCTATcggaagaggaggggaagaaaaggaaaggggaagggaaaaataaagcactgAAAAGAGAGGGAGCAAGCAGAGCTGGGGGCTTGCATGGAGCAGAGACCCAGCTCTGCCTGCGAGATGGGTGAAGCCGCAAACCCGAGCTGTGGGGGCCCAGGCAGGGAGGCTCAGTCGCAGGGCAAGCTCCTGCGGGCACCGAGCATCACCGAAGAAAAGGGGGCTCCCAGCACCCAAAAGGCATCCTAAGACTGCCCAGATGCACAACACCCTCCTTTAAGCAGGGAAACAGTCGCTATTTGCCAAAAAAGGCCATTATGAGCCTCTTCTTGGTGGGGGGGGGCAGACAACAACTGTCCGCAGGGGAGCAGGAGCCCAGCGCTCCTGGCCCCTGGGCACCAGCACCGATGCCCTCACCCCGGCCACGAGCATCCCCCAGGTAGGCGACTCTCCCACCCGTCCCCAGGAGCTGGCCATGCTCTGACCAGCGTAGCCAGCCCTAAACTAGTTAGGCAGGACGGGTCCCCGGGGAGGCACCAAGAAATCCATGAGAATTGACTGAAGGGGAGAGAATTCAAttagggatggggacaggcagctGCTAATCTGAGCCGGCCACGAGAGGGGAGCTGCCCTGGGCCTGCCCGGCCTCATTAGTGGGGCAGACGTCTCCGTAACCCCTTGAACCCCTCTGTTTGCGCAGACATTGTTTGCAGGTTGCAAGGAGCCGGGCTGGCAGGCAGCGCGAGCCGACTGTGCCGCGCcgaccagccccagcagcagcccagcccctCCACGGCAGCTCCATTATCCTGAGCGAGAAAAGTGCCGGGGCCCCTCTCGGCACAGCAAGCCCCCGCCTCGGTGGAGCACACCGGCCAAGCCCATGCAAAGGCGCTTCTCCCTGATCTCGCTGCACTCGTGAGTGGGGGCACTTTGCAGCCCCATTGCTTGGCCCCAAAAGAAGTATTTTCGTGTCCACGTTCTTACTGCTGAGTGCAAGAGCTTTGCAATAGGAAATGTCCTTTTTTCATCTTCTGGCTGGGTCTGAGCATCACGGGGATTTAGGCCCCCGATGCACTGGGGATCCCAGGGACCCGGCACAGCCCCACCTTGCTCTCTCAATGATCCCCGAGGCTGCATCTCGCCCTCTGCTCAACAGGGAACAGCAGACAGATTCTCTGTGGCAAACCCAGTTCACGGCTTAGTTTGGAATCAGCACGTGCTGCTGTACCCGAAGCAGCACCCCGGGCCCTGCGGGATACAGGCGGCCCCCCGCAGATGCTGCTGATGCTCGGCTGTGGCTTTGTGAAATGGAGGGCGAGGACGGGCTCCAGGCACCGCCTTGCAAAATCCCTGCAGTCTGCAACGTAAGGCACGACTGCGAGTGCTGTCTAGGGCACAGAGAGAGTTTAAATCTGTTTCTCAGCCTCAGAGGGATGTGCGGACTCCTCCCTGTCCTGTCCACCTCTTGGCCACGGCAGAATTGTCCCCCGAGTCAGGTCCGGATCCTCTCTGGCTTTGCCTCAGTCCTGCACCTCTGATGCTTGAAGATAAAAGCACAAATCAAAGCGATTTCTGCTCAGTGAAGAGAAATCCCTGCGCTCGCCCTC
Protein-coding sequences here:
- the FOXP4 gene encoding forkhead box protein P4, whose protein sequence is MMVESASETIRSTPSSQNGVSSLSNQPDGGGGGAGGGGGGGGREAAASGETNGEMSPVELLHFQQQQALQVARQFLLQQATGLSSPSSNEGKQPAVQVPVSVAMMSPQMITPQQMQQILSPPQLQALLQQQQAIMLQQLQEYYKKQQEQLHLQLLTQQQAGKQQPKEPLGNKQLAFQQQLLQMQQLQQQHLLNLQRQGLVSLPPGQGTVPLQTLPQAVCPSDLQQLWKEVTAAQPVEDSIKQEGLDLTTNTSNSTSFSAAKVSPPISHHPLPNGQSTMHTPRRDSSSHEETPSSHPLYGHGECKWPGCETLCEDLGQFVKHLNTEHALDDRSTAQCRVQMQVVQQLEIQLAKESERLQAMMAHLHMRPSEPKPFSQPLNLVSSATLSKSTSDTFPDGLPHPPTSATAPITPLRQGPSVISSSTLHNVGPIRRRNSEKFCTPISSELAQNHEFYKNADVRPPFTYASLIRQAILETPDRQLTLNEIYNWFTRMFAYFRRNTATWKNAVRHNLSLHKCFVRVENVKGAVWTVDEHEYQKRRPPKMTGSPTLVKNMISGLGYGALNASYQAALAESSFPLLNSPTMINTSSASGMLHVGHDDVSSTVEQVNSNGSNSPRLSPQQYSHPVHVKEEPAEAEDDSRPVSLMATTNQNVTIPDDRDLEEELPVEDLS